One stretch of Microcebus murinus isolate Inina chromosome 12, M.murinus_Inina_mat1.0, whole genome shotgun sequence DNA includes these proteins:
- the SLC25A25 gene encoding mitochondrial adenyl nucleotide antiporter SLC25A25 isoform X5, which produces MLCLCLYMPLIGEAQAEFQYFESEGLPAELKSIFKLSVLIPSQEFSTYRQWKQKIVQAGDKDLDGQLDFEEFVHYLQDHEKKLRLVFKSLDKKNDGRIDAQEIMQSLRDLGVKISEQQAEKILKRIRTGHFWGPVTYMDKNGTMTIDWNEWRDYHLLHPVENIPEIILYWKHSTIFDVGENLTVPDEFTVEERQTGMWWRHLVAGGGAGAVSRTCTAPLDRLKVLMQVHASRSNNMCIVGGFTQMIREGGAKSLWRGNGINVLKIAPESAIKFMAYEQIKRLVGSDQETLRIHERLVAGSLAGAIAQSSIYPMEVLKTRMALRKTGQYSGMLDCARRILAREGVAAFYKGYVPNMLGIIPYAGIDLAVYETLKNAWLQRYAVNSADPGVFVLLACGTISSTCGQLASYPLALVRTRMQAQASVEGAPQVTMSSLFRQILRTEGAFGLYRGLAPNFMKVIPAVSISYVVYENLKITLGVQSR; this is translated from the exons ATGCTCTGCCTGTGCCTGTACATGCCGCTCATCGGGGAGGCCCAAGCTGAGTTCCAGTACTTTGAGTCCGAGGGGCTTCCCGCCGAGCTGAAGTCCATCTTCAAGCTCAGTGTCTTAATTCCCTCCCAGGAGTTCTCCACCTACCGTCAGTGGAAGCAG aaaatTGTACAAGCTGGAGATAAGGACCTCGACGGGCAGCTAGACTTTGAAGAATTTGTCCATTATCTCCAAGATCatgagaagaaactgaggctggtgTTTAAGAGTTTAGACAAAAAGAACGATG GACGCATTGACGCCCAGGAGATCATGCAGTCGCTACGGGACTTGGGAGTCAAGATATCTGAACAGCAGGCCGAAAAAATTCTCAAGAG AATACGAACGGGCCACTTCTGGGGCCCTGTCACCTA CATGGACAAAAATGGCACGATGACCATCGACTGGAACGAGTGGAGAGACTACCACCTCCTGCATCCCGTGGAGAACATCCCTGAGATCATCCTGTACTGGAAGCATTCCACG ATCTTTGATGTGGGCGAGAATCTGACAGTACCTGATGAGTTCACGGTGGAGGAGCGGCAGACGGGGATGTGGTGGAGACACCTGGTGGCaggaggcggggcgggggctgtgtCCAGAACCTGCACAGCCCCCCTGGACAGACTGAAGGTGCTCATGCAG GTCCATGCCTCCCGCAGCAACAACATGTGCATCGTTGGTGGATTCACCCAGATGATTCGAGAGGGAGGAGCCAAATCACTCTGGCGGGGCAACGGCATCAACGTCCTCAAAATCGCCCCTGAGTCAGCCATCAAATTCATGGCCTATGAACAG ATCAAGCGTCTGGTTGGTAGTGACCAGGAGACTCTGAGGATTCACGAGAGGCTTGTAGCAGGGTCCTTGGCAGGGGCCATCGCCCAGAGCAGCATCTACCCGATGGAG GTCCTGAAGACCCGGATGGCCCTGCGGAAGACAGGCCAGTACTCGGGCATGCTGGACTGTGCCAGGAGGATCCTGGCCAGAGAGGGGGTGGCCGCCTTCTACAAAGGCTATGTCCCCAACATGCTGGGGATCATCCCCTATGCCGGCATTGACCTAGCGGTCTACGAG ACGCTCAAGAATGCCTGGCTGCAGCGCTACGCAGTGAACAGTGCAGACCCCGGCGTGTTTGTGCTCCTCGCCTGTGGCACCATATCCAGCACCTGTGGCCAGCTGGCCAGCTACCCGCTGGCCCTGGTTAGGACCCGGATGCAGGCACAAG CCTCCGTCGAGGGCGCTCCACAGGTGACCATGAGCAGCCTCTTCAGACAGATCCTGCGGACTGAGGGGGCCTTCGGGCTGTACCGGGGGCTGGCCCCCAACTTCATGAAGGTCATCCCAGCCGTGAGCATCAGCTATGTGGTGTACGAGAACCTGAAGATCACCCTGGGTGTGCAGTCGCGGTGA
- the SLC25A25 gene encoding mitochondrial adenyl nucleotide antiporter SLC25A25 isoform X6 produces MLCLCLYMPLIGEAQAEFQYFESEGLPAELKSIFKLSVLIPSQEFSTYRQWKQKIVQAGDKDLDGQLDFEEFVHYLQDHEKKLRLVFKSLDKKNDGRIDAQEIMQSLRDLGVKISEQQAEKILKSMDKNGTMTIDWNEWRDYHLLHPVENIPEIILYWKHSTIFDVGENLTVPDEFTVEERQTGMWWRHLVAGGGAGAVSRTCTAPLDRLKVLMQVHASRSNNMCIVGGFTQMIREGGAKSLWRGNGINVLKIAPESAIKFMAYEQIKRLVGSDQETLRIHERLVAGSLAGAIAQSSIYPMEVLKTRMALRKTGQYSGMLDCARRILAREGVAAFYKGYVPNMLGIIPYAGIDLAVYETLKNAWLQRYAVNSADPGVFVLLACGTISSTCGQLASYPLALVRTRMQAQASVEGAPQVTMSSLFRQILRTEGAFGLYRGLAPNFMKVIPAVSISYVVYENLKITLGVQSR; encoded by the exons ATGCTCTGCCTGTGCCTGTACATGCCGCTCATCGGGGAGGCCCAAGCTGAGTTCCAGTACTTTGAGTCCGAGGGGCTTCCCGCCGAGCTGAAGTCCATCTTCAAGCTCAGTGTCTTAATTCCCTCCCAGGAGTTCTCCACCTACCGTCAGTGGAAGCAG aaaatTGTACAAGCTGGAGATAAGGACCTCGACGGGCAGCTAGACTTTGAAGAATTTGTCCATTATCTCCAAGATCatgagaagaaactgaggctggtgTTTAAGAGTTTAGACAAAAAGAACGATG GACGCATTGACGCCCAGGAGATCATGCAGTCGCTACGGGACTTGGGAGTCAAGATATCTGAACAGCAGGCCGAAAAAATTCTCAAGAG CATGGACAAAAATGGCACGATGACCATCGACTGGAACGAGTGGAGAGACTACCACCTCCTGCATCCCGTGGAGAACATCCCTGAGATCATCCTGTACTGGAAGCATTCCACG ATCTTTGATGTGGGCGAGAATCTGACAGTACCTGATGAGTTCACGGTGGAGGAGCGGCAGACGGGGATGTGGTGGAGACACCTGGTGGCaggaggcggggcgggggctgtgtCCAGAACCTGCACAGCCCCCCTGGACAGACTGAAGGTGCTCATGCAG GTCCATGCCTCCCGCAGCAACAACATGTGCATCGTTGGTGGATTCACCCAGATGATTCGAGAGGGAGGAGCCAAATCACTCTGGCGGGGCAACGGCATCAACGTCCTCAAAATCGCCCCTGAGTCAGCCATCAAATTCATGGCCTATGAACAG ATCAAGCGTCTGGTTGGTAGTGACCAGGAGACTCTGAGGATTCACGAGAGGCTTGTAGCAGGGTCCTTGGCAGGGGCCATCGCCCAGAGCAGCATCTACCCGATGGAG GTCCTGAAGACCCGGATGGCCCTGCGGAAGACAGGCCAGTACTCGGGCATGCTGGACTGTGCCAGGAGGATCCTGGCCAGAGAGGGGGTGGCCGCCTTCTACAAAGGCTATGTCCCCAACATGCTGGGGATCATCCCCTATGCCGGCATTGACCTAGCGGTCTACGAG ACGCTCAAGAATGCCTGGCTGCAGCGCTACGCAGTGAACAGTGCAGACCCCGGCGTGTTTGTGCTCCTCGCCTGTGGCACCATATCCAGCACCTGTGGCCAGCTGGCCAGCTACCCGCTGGCCCTGGTTAGGACCCGGATGCAGGCACAAG CCTCCGTCGAGGGCGCTCCACAGGTGACCATGAGCAGCCTCTTCAGACAGATCCTGCGGACTGAGGGGGCCTTCGGGCTGTACCGGGGGCTGGCCCCCAACTTCATGAAGGTCATCCCAGCCGTGAGCATCAGCTATGTGGTGTACGAGAACCTGAAGATCACCCTGGGTGTGCAGTCGCGGTGA
- the PTGES2 gene encoding prostaglandin E synthase 2, with amino-acid sequence MAQAARALWTGRCVLAWRLGGRPRPLLLAQSRAGFAGAAGGRGPAAAARKGSPRLLGAAALALGGALGLYHTARWHLRAQDLRAERSAAQLSLSSRLQLTLYQYKTCPFCSKVRAFLDFHALPYQVVEVNPVRRAEIKFSSYRKVPILMAQEGESLQQLNDSSVIISALKTYLVSGQPLEEIVTYYPPMKATNDQGKEVTEFCNKYWLMLDDKEAQQMYSGKEARTEEMKWRQWADDWLVHLISPNVYRTPAEALASFDYIVHEGKFGAVEGAVAKYMGAAAMYLISKRLKSRHHLQEDVREDLYEAANKWVAAVGKDRPFMGGQKPNLADLAVYGVLRVMEGLEAFDDLMRHTRIQPWYLRVEKAIAEAPPVR; translated from the exons ATGGCCCAGGCGGCGCGGGCGCTGTGGACCGGCCGGTGCGTCCTGGCCTGGAGGCTGGGCGGCCGCCCCCGGCCACTGCTCCTTGCGCAGAGCCGGGCTGGCTTcgcgggggcggcgggcggccggGGTCCCGCCGCCGCGGCCCGCAAGGGGAGCCCGCGGTTGCTGGGGGCGGCGGCGCTGGCCCTCGGGGGCGCCCTGGGACTGTACCACACGGCGCGGTGGCACCTGCGCGCCCAGGACCTCCGCGCCGAGCGCTCCGCCGCGCAG CTCTCCCTGTCCAGCCGCCTACAGCTGACCCTGTACCAGTACAAGACGTGTCCCTTCTGCAGCAAAGTCCGCGCCTTCCTGGACTTCCATGCCTTGCCCTACCAGGTGGTGGAGGTGAACCCCGTGCGCAGGGCTGAGATCAAGTTCTCCTCCTACAGGAAGGTGCCTATCTTGATGGCCCAGGAAGGAGAAAGCTTG CAACAACTGAATGACTCCTCCGTCATCATCAGCGCCCTCAAGACCTACCTGGTATCGGG GCAGCCCCTGGAAGAGATCGTCACCTACTACCCACCCATGAAGGCCACGAATGACCAGGGCAAGGAGGTGACCGAGTTCTGCAACAAGTACTGGCTCATGCTAGACGACAAGGAGGCCCAGCAAATGTACAGTGGAAAGGAGGCGAGGAC GGAGGAGATGAAGTGGCGGCAGTGGGCGGACGACTGGCTGGTGCACCTGATCTCCCCCAACGTGTACCGCACGCCCGCCGAGGCCCTGGCTTCCTTCGACTACATCGTCCACGAGGGCAAGTTTGGGGCCGTGGAAGGCGCCGTGGCCAAGTACATGGGCGCGGCCGCCATGTACCTCATCAGCAAGCGACTGAAGAGCAG GCACCACCTCCAGGAGGACGTGCGTGAGGACCTCTATGAGGCCGCCAACAAGTGGGTGGCAGCCGTGGGCAAGGACCGGCCCTTCATGGGGGGCCAGAAGCCCAACCTCGCGGATCTG GCAGTGTACGGCGTCCTGCGGGTGATGGAGGGCCTGGAGGCCTTCGACGACCTGATGCGGCACACGCGCATCCAGCCCTGGTACCTGCGGGTGGAGAAGGCCATCGCGGAGGCGCCCCCGGTGCGCTGA